Part of the Canis aureus isolate CA01 chromosome 3, VMU_Caureus_v.1.0, whole genome shotgun sequence genome, GACTGGGCAGCTGGGCGGGGCTGGAGGGCGTAGGAGCCAGGCTGAGGTTAGAGAGGGCTGGAGAGGAGGCGCCTGGAGCCTGGGCCCCTCTGGAGGGCTCTGCGCCGGGCACTGGGGCACAGCCTGCCTCATAGTGCCGAGAAGAGGGCAGCTGATGACTGTGGTGGGCCCCGTCTGTCTGGGTTACCATGCACCCCGTGGGATGTAGAATAGAAAACCCGTACTGGGTGGGTCTGGGCCTGGCTCTCCTGCTTCTGAGTTCCCCGTTAGCTTGGGTCCTCCAGGGCCACAGCAGCATTTGTAAAATGTTCCCAGACCATGAGATCACGGGCATGGATGGACCTCGAGGGTGCCCACCTCTGTAGCGACTTTGGAAACGCACACATGTGTAATCGTGAGCATTAGTCCTGCCCCCTCACTGATGGAAAAAGACGACCCTCTGAGGGTCAGTGACCTGCTAACTGTGGTCCCACTGAGCTGTGGCGGGGACCCAGCTTTCCTGCCTCCTGGTGCGCATGTACAGTGTGTGTGAGCACGGGAATGGATTTGGGGGATGCGGGGAGATGGGGAATGTTAGGATTATCTAAAATGGGGAAGGGACTGGTGGCCAGCCTGttgcttctttttctgtctctccttcatGGGGCAGACATCACTGTTGAGACAGACATGCTACTGTCCCTGCTCCAGAGTCCTGTGGCAGACCCAGAGAGTGAGGCTCTGGCCAGGAAGGTGTCCTGCAAGCTGTCTCTGCCCCGGCCAGGggaggtgagtgtgtgtgtggtggtggggtgCTCGGGGGGTCTCCGGGGATCCCCAGGGATGCCTGCATGGGTGTGTCCTTCACAAGGTCCCCAACTAAGGCAGCAGCTGGGGGCTGAGAGCCAGCCCACACTGCGGGCCACACCAGGCAGCCCACCTGGGACAGCTTCTCCTAATTTGCACAGTGGTGGCTGTGACTCAGAGCCCCTGAGAAGGACACACCATTGCTTGCATATGTGGGATTGATCAGAGGCCTGCCTGCGGGCTTTCAGGCCACAGCATCAGCGTCATCATGGTGACGTGATAGTCCCTAACGTGGGAACCAGCCGTGGGTTGGCAGGGGGCTCCTGGCCCAACCACAGAGCCGGCCACCCTGCACTCCATGTGGCCCAAGGGGAAGTCGAGGCCCTGGACCACCTCTTTCCGGCAGGGTCTGCCCTGCTCAGGACTTTGCTGCAGATGCAGCTGTTGGCAGGAATGACCCGGGAGGGGCTTCCTAGCACCCACGTGGGACAGGAGTCCCGACAGGTGCTGGAGAGCgctggagagagggcaggagtgCGGGAGGGTACAGAGCAGAAGGGCCCGCTGGTCAATCCCCCTTGTCTTCTGATCCCCTCCTGCTCAGGTCAGTGAAGAGGTCAGCCCACAGCTAACAGACAGTGGTGAGTCTGCCGCAGCTGGAACCACAGAACTCACAGCCGAGGGGAAAGTGGAATCAAACCACACCCTTCCCACctaccccgcccccaccccgccccctcctccccactccgaCCCTCTGCCCAGCTTGTCCCAGATCAGAAGTTGGTGTGTCCCTTTCCTGGCACCAGCTCTAGGTTCCAGAAATGCACATGCCCTCAGGGGTCAGGTTTGTGTTCTCAGGAGGCCAGACTCCTCCTTTCCTGGCCCCGGAAGTGGAGCCTTGGCTTgcaaccctggctgcacattagaattacctggggGGTGAAAGCTGTCCGGGTGCCTGGCCCACCTGGACTGATGAAATCAGaatcttggggggtgggggatggggggctgtTGGTCTGGGCAGGGATTTCTGTTGTTGctgcttgtttgttttggaaaTTGTTGCTTTTAATCATAATAGAGCAGAAGGAAGCCTTAGTGGCTTCAGGAGGAGTTCACACCATAGAGCCTACTTTCTGCTGGCATTGACTTACTTTGTGCCAAGCGCGCCCCTGAAAGCTCTTGCCTGCCCAGGTTGTCCTCACAACGGTAACATGAGGTGGGCATTGTTTGCGGCCCACGTATGGATCAGGCTCTGGAGGCTCAAGGATGCAGGGAATTGGCAAAAGTCAGGTGGTGCTAAGGGTGGAGCCAGGGTTCACTCACAGGCCTCTTTCTGCCCCGTCCTGACAGGAAGGGCTGCCAGGGTCTGTTCTCTAGGACAAGGGGGGCTGTGCAGAGATCTGTGACAGCAGGAAAGGCTGCCCGCCCTCCCACAGTCCCTGGGCCCCGATGGCACTTCCAGGAGGCAGGGGGCTGGACGAGATGACCTCTGGACGGGTCAGAGGTCCTTTTTTCAACCTGCATCTTCCTCCCAGCAGACTTGGGAGACTACCTGAAGCGGGTCCTGCAGCTCTCGGACACTGGGGACCCAGTCTCAAGTGATGAGGGGCTGCGCATCTACGAGAACAAAGTcacccccctccacctcctggtGGTGCAGGGCAGCGTGGAGCAGGTGAGGCTGCTGCTGGCCCACGGGGTCCACGTGGACTGCCGGACAGCCTGCGGCTACACGCCCCTCCTCATCGCCACCCAGGACCAGCAGCCCGACCTCTGCGCCCTGCTCCTGGAGCGTGGGGCGGACGCCAACCTGGCAGATGAAGAGGGCTGGGCGCCGCTGCACTTTGCGGCCCAGAACGGAGACGACCGTACTGCCCGCCTGCTCCTGGACCACGGCGCCCACGTAGATGCCCAGGAGCACGAGGGGTGGACCCCGCTCCACCTGGCCGCACAGAACAACTTCGAGAATGTGGCACGGCTTCTGGTCTCCCGCCAAGCTGACCCCAACGTGCGCGAGGCGGAGGGCAAGACCCCCCTCCACGTGGCCGCCTACTTTGGCCACATCAGCCTGGTCAAGCTGCTGACAGGCCAGGGCGCTGAGCTGGATGCCCAGCAGAGAAACCTGAGGACACCACTGCACCTGGCAGTGGAGCGAGGCAAAGTGAGGGCCATCCAACACCTGTTGAAGAGTGGGGCGGCTCCCGATGTCCTAGACCAGAGTGGCTACAGCCCACTGCACCTGGCAGCTGCCAGGGGCAAGTATCTTATCTGCAAGATGCTGCTCAGGTATGGGGCCAGCCTCGAGCTGCCGACCCAGCAGGGCTGGACACCCCTACATCTAGCAGCCTACAAGGGCCACTTGGAGATCATCCACCTGCTGGCTGAGAGCCACGCAGACCTGGGGGCTCCTGGAGGCATGAAGTGGACACCCCTGCACCTGGCTGCCCGCCAcggggaggaggtggtggtgttAGCACTGCTGCAGTGTGGAGCTGACCCCAGTGCCGCCGAGCAGTCCGGCTGGACACCCCTCCATCTGGCTGTCCAGAGGGGCGCCTTCCTGAGCGTCATCAACCTCCTGGAGCACCGTGCAGACGTCCATGCCCGTAACAAGGTGGGCTGGACGCCGGCCCACCTGGCCGCCCTCAAGGGCAACGTGTCCATCCTCAAAGTGCTGATCGAAGCCGGTGCCCAGCTGGACATCCGGGATGGGGTGGGCTGCACACCCCTGCAGCTAGCCCTCCAGAACCAGAAGCAGAACATGATCGCCTTCCTAGAGGGCAAGGGGCCCCCACTGGCCACCCTGGGTGGCGCTGAGCCTGCAGCCCAGACCGAAGTTTAAGCAACCAGGGGCCTTCTCACCGGTGAGGAAGAGGGGTTGGTGGAGGTGAAGCTGGGTTCTGGCAAGGCCCCTTCTCCTGTACTTGCCACCTGCCCCTGAGCTCACAGAGACCCTTGCATCCCGGGAGCCTTCCCTGAAGGTGaagggaggcacagagaagggaaatgCTCCCTCCCTGTGTGACCTGTGTGACCTGGCCCTGATCCCCAGCAAGACAGGACAGCCAGGCACGTGCTTCTTTTCAAAAGGGGCAGGAGCTAAAAGTTGGGAGGAAATTTCCACCCACTCTTTGAAGCCCTGTCTGGTCCCCAGTTGCCACATGGACCGCACTGTCCCAGTGGACCTGGCTCCAGCGCCTGGCTCTCCCATGTGGTTTCGGGGTGAAGGACAAGTGTGCTCCAGGTGCCCATGCATGATCCTCTGTGGACACTCCGCCctggcctcccctgcctccccttcaCCGTGTCTAGTTATATGGCCGAGTTTCAAACCCTGATGTCAATAAAACTGTGGACCCGAGTCTCCCCTTTGGAGATGGGCTGACCTGAGGGGCCAGTCGTGTTAGTATGGGATGTGGTGTGTGTGAGTTTGTCCAGCAGGAGGAGGCCGGGGCCAGGGGTGAGGAGTCAGACCGGGATGTGATGCTGAGGGCTGGCTCATTGGGGCTCAGTGTGGAGCTCGCAGGGCAGGGACTTCcttcccagcagcagcagctcagaGCTCTCTCCTGGGCCCACACCCTGGCCACCTGTCTGCTGGCCTGTCCTGTCCTACAGGTTGTGGGGCAGgtcggggcagggctggggctgctcATACTAACCTCGTGCAACAGGGCCCAGGCTCTGCCGGGAATGGTCCACCTCAGAGGGGAAGGGGTCGGGGGTTCGAGTGGGGCCTCATGGGCGCCCTAAAGTCCCATCCTGCCCCTCTCCGCCTCTGCACACTGCTGGGGAGGTCCCTCCAGCCATAATCATATTTATGACTCTGTAATAGTCAGAGGAAAGGAATATCTGCCCCAACTAGCAGCCAGCTCAATCCCCAGCCACTTGGCAGGCCCACGTCTGTGCGGCCCCGCTGGGCTGGGTGAGGGACCCCAGTCAGTGCGGGgtgaggcagagcagagggaaccTCTAACCCCACGCGCACGCTGCAGTGTGGCAGCTCCCATCCTGTGGTCGCTGGGCTGTGGCGTccacctcctgggccctgggcgctTCGCCCCTCACACCACAGCCTGTGGCCACCACGGAGAGCCCTGGGGGTAGCCCTGAGCTGGGATGTGCCCCAGCACTGAGGCTGTACACGAAGCCTGCCCATCAGAGCCTCCTGGGTGAGCTGTGGGGGGAGAAGGGCTTTTTAGACACTGACCCTACCCTTGACCAGTTAAACCAGGATTGCCCTGGTTATGCTGGAGAGCAGCCAGGCCTGAGAACAACCACCAGGGGGTGCCTCATagtctctccctgtgtccctccttAGCCCCGGGTGACAGGCTTTTCCTCTCTAGGTTGGATGAGTGGGAGCCCCTGGGGGCTGGATGAGTGGGTGCTCCTGGGGGGTGGATGAGTGGGGGCTCTTGGGAGTTAGATGAGTGGGTGCTCCTGGGAGTTAGATGAGTGGGTGCTCCTGGGGGCTGGATGAGTGGGGGCTCCTGGGGATTAGATgagtgggggctcctgggggttgGATgagtgggggctcctgggggctggatgagtgggggctcctgggggttgGATgagtgggggctcctgggggctggATGAGTGGGGGCTCCTGGGGATTAGATGAGTGGGGGCTCCTGGGGATTAGATGAGTGGGGGATCCTGGGGGTTGGATgagtgggggctcctgggggctggatgagtgggggctcctgggggctggATGAGTGAGGGCTCCTGGGGGTTGGATGAGTGGGTGCTCCTGGGAGTTAGATGAGTGGGGGTTCCTGGGAATTAGATGagtggggggctcctgggggctggATGAGTGGGGGTTCCTGGGGGCTGAATgggtgggggctcctgggggctgaatgggtgggggctcctgggggctggATGAGTGGGGGCTCCTGGGGACTACCGCAGGCAGCACTTGGCAGACTGTTCTGTCCTCCTACTCCCTGCTAGCTTCCTGGTCCATTCTCCTTGTTCTTCCTGAGACTGGGCCTTAGGCAAAACTGGTAGTTGAAAATACCCCTGGGAGTTGTGTCTTCCCCAGAACATGCTAGAGCAGgaagggggagcagggagggctcCGTGCCGTGTTTGGCCTTCGCCCATTGAGGTCCATGTCAGGGGGGATTCTTCTGCATGCGCCAGAGAAGGGGTGCGAGGCTACATGTTCAAAGCCAAATGAACTCAGCTCAATCCATGGGAATGGCCAGGAGGGCGGCACATAGTGTCTGGCCTATCCTCCTGGAAAGAATTTGAGGGAAGACCTTGcagaaaggaattagaaaaaataaaagatgcttttGCACCTGTTGCCCTATAAGGGGCAGAGATCCCACAGACATGGGGTCAGGACTATCCCTGGGAATCATTTCAACTTACCAATTTGATGGTCCCAAGGCCAGACTGAGATTCCCAGACAACTGCTTTCTCTACCTTCTTCCTCCAAAAGTTAATAGAAGTAACGGTTTCAGGCCAGCTCTGGCCAACAGCCCTTGCATTGCCTGCCAGCACCTTCTCCCTTTTCAAGCCAACGCaaggcagacacagacacacagcatCCCCTTGCGACACAGCTGCCTTCTAGAGATTTCTGAGGGATGTTCAGAGTTGGATTTGGGTGAGGC contains:
- the ANKK1 gene encoding ankyrin repeat and protein kinase domain-containing protein 1 isoform X1, translated to MAAGLEQRLGSPAVFTRDDFDGHWHRLASGGFGQVFQVRHRLWGTEYAVKCCPCGQREATSSDVDCLIEEAAKMEKIKFQHIVSIYGVCRQPLGIVMEFMTNGSLEKMLPTHSLSWQLKFRIIHETSLAMNFLHSIKPPLLHLDLKPSNILLDNNMHVKISDFGLSKWMEQSTGMQCIQRSALRGTLSYIPPEMFLESNKPPGRKYDVYSFAIIIWELLTQKKPYSGFNMVTIVVRVAAGMRPSLQPVSDEWPGEAQQMVNLMRRCWDQDPKKRPCFPDITVETDMLLSLLQSPVADPESEALARKVSCKLSLPRPGEVSEEVSPQLTDSADLGDYLKRVLQLSDTGDPVSSDEGLRIYENKVTPLHLLVVQGSVEQVRLLLAHGVHVDCRTACGYTPLLIATQDQQPDLCALLLERGADANLADEEGWAPLHFAAQNGDDRTARLLLDHGAHVDAQEHEGWTPLHLAAQNNFENVARLLVSRQADPNVREAEGKTPLHVAAYFGHISLVKLLTGQGAELDAQQRNLRTPLHLAVERGKVRAIQHLLKSGAAPDVLDQSGYSPLHLAAARGKYLICKMLLRYGASLELPTQQGWTPLHLAAYKGHLEIIHLLAESHADLGAPGGMKWTPLHLAARHGEEVVVLALLQCGADPSAAEQSGWTPLHLAVQRGAFLSVINLLEHRADVHARNKVGWTPAHLAALKGNVSILKVLIEAGAQLDIRDGVGCTPLQLALQNQKQNMIAFLEGKGPPLATLGGAEPAAQTEV
- the ANKK1 gene encoding ankyrin repeat and protein kinase domain-containing protein 1 isoform X2, giving the protein MAAGLEQRLGSPAVFTRDDFDGHWHRLASGGFGQVFQVRHRLWGTEYAVKCCPCGQREATSSDVDCLIEEAAKMEKIKFQHIVSIYGVCRQPLGIVMEFMTNGSLEKMLPTHSLSWQLKFRIIHETSLAMNFLHSIKPPLLHLDLKPSNILLDNNMHVKISDFGLSKWMEQSTGMQCIQRSALRGTLSYIPPEMFLESNKPPGRKYDVYSFAIIIWELLTQKKPYSGFNMVTIVVRVAAGMRPSLQPVSDEWPGEAQQMVNLMRRCWDQDPKKRPCFPDITVETDMLLSLLQSPVADPESEALARKVSCKLSLPRPGEVSEEVSPQLTDSDLGDYLKRVLQLSDTGDPVSSDEGLRIYENKVTPLHLLVVQGSVEQVRLLLAHGVHVDCRTACGYTPLLIATQDQQPDLCALLLERGADANLADEEGWAPLHFAAQNGDDRTARLLLDHGAHVDAQEHEGWTPLHLAAQNNFENVARLLVSRQADPNVREAEGKTPLHVAAYFGHISLVKLLTGQGAELDAQQRNLRTPLHLAVERGKVRAIQHLLKSGAAPDVLDQSGYSPLHLAAARGKYLICKMLLRYGASLELPTQQGWTPLHLAAYKGHLEIIHLLAESHADLGAPGGMKWTPLHLAARHGEEVVVLALLQCGADPSAAEQSGWTPLHLAVQRGAFLSVINLLEHRADVHARNKVGWTPAHLAALKGNVSILKVLIEAGAQLDIRDGVGCTPLQLALQNQKQNMIAFLEGKGPPLATLGGAEPAAQTEV